The following is a genomic window from Elstera cyanobacteriorum.
CGTCGGCATCACCCAGCGCAACCATGCAAGCCCCGAACACATTGCGATCCTGGTTCACCATCCGCTGACAATCCCGGTACAGGAAGCCCTGACGTTGCAGCCGATGATAGAGATAGTCTGTGTACTTCTTGTTATGGCGGGCGACAGCGGCGTTGACGATTTCAAGATCTTCCGCCCCGACCAGCCCGGCGGCGCGAATGGTTTCTTGAATGCGATGTTCGCGCCCGATCAGCACCGGCTGGCCGTAGCCCGCCGCGCGGAAGCCCAGGGCAGCTCGGATCACCCGTTCCTCTTCCCCTTCGGCGAAAACGACGCGGCGCGGGTTCTGGCGCACGCGGTTAAAGATGCCTTGCAGGCTGGCCGCCGTCGGATCGAGGCGACTGGCGAGGGCGCGGGCATATTCAACGAGGTCGCCAATCGGTTTCCGGGCGACGCCGCTGTCCATGGCCGCTTTGGCGACGGCGGGCGGGACGGTGGCGATCAGGCGCGGATCGAAGGGCACGGGAATAATATATTCGCTGCCGTAACGCAGTTTGCGCCCGGCATAAACGGCCGCCAATTCTTCCGGCACCGGCTGGCGGGCCAGATCGGCGATGGCGTGGACGGCGGCGATCTTCATCGCATCATTGATGGCGGTGGCCCGTACGTCCAAAGCGCCCCGGAAGATATAGGGAAAGCCGAGGACGTTATTCACTTGGTTCGGATAGTCCGACCGGCCCGTTGCCACAATCGCATCGCCGCGCACATCCTTCACCTCCTCCGGGGTGATTTCCGGATCGGGGTTGGCCATCGCAAAGATGATCGGCTTTGCCGCCATATCGGCGACCATATCGGCCGTTACCGCGCCCTTGGCCGACAGGCCGAAGAAAACATCGGCGCCCTTCATGGCGTCGGCCAGGGTGCGCGCGTCGGTCGGCACCGCATGCGCCGACTTCCATTGGTTCATCCCTTCGGTGCGGCCCTGGTAAATCGTGCCCTTGGTATCGCAGAGGATAACGTTTTGGTGCGGAACGCCCAGCAGCTTGACCAGTTCGACGCAGGCGATGGCGGCGGCCCCGGCGCCGTTGACCACCATCTTAATGTCTTTCAGCGAGCGACCGGTCAGGTCCAGGGCATTGATCAGCCCGGCGGCGGCGACAATGGCGGTGCCGTGCTGATCGTCGTGGAAAACCGGAATATCCATCAACTCGCGCAGGCGCTGTTCGATGATGAAACATTCCGGCGCTTTAATGTCCTCAAGGTTGATCCCGCCGAAGGTCGGGCCGAGGTAGCGCACGGAATTGATGAATTCATCGACATCGCGGGTATCAACCTCGATGTCGATACCGTCGATATCGGCGAAACGCTTGAACAGAACGGCCTTGCCTTCCATCACCGGCTTCGACGCCAGCGCCCCGAGATCACCGAGGCCCAGAACGGCGGTGCCGTTGGAAATCACCGCGACCAGATTGCCCTTCGCCGTATAATCATAGGCCATATCGGGCGATTTAGCGATTTCAAGGCAGGGGGCGGCGACGCCGGGCGAATAGGCGAGCGCCAGATCGCGCTGGGTGACCAGCGGCTTGGTCGGTGTAACTTCGATCTTGCCGGGACGCCCGCTGGCGTGCATGGCAAGGGCTTCGGCGTCGGTCACTTTCTTTTGCGTGGGCGTCGTCATCGTCGCGCGTTTCTTCCCGAATTCCCTGGCGGACGGGCGGTTCCCAGCCAGAGATGTTTTGTTGCATTCGTATCGAATTTTTCCCGCAAATTCAGGGAATTCGATAGGGTTAGACTCCCAGCATAGCACATCCCGGTCAAACAAAAGCAGGGCTGCTGCGGCGGGTTGCCGCATTTGCTGCCGTGCACACGCTGCATGGCGGTTTTTTAAGGGGTTGGCCGGTGTGCGCTGCGTCGCTGTACTTGCCCTGGGCGGCGTTTCGCTGTAGCAAGCGGGACGATGACGCGTCCGGGCTTCATGCCGCACCGGGGCTGGCGATCTTGGCTTCCGCTGGGGGGCTAGGGTTCCTCGTCTAGAAGGGGCTGAGGGCCGGGCTGCGCCGGACCCCTGTTGTTTCTGAGTGAACGAGGAAAAGCCCAATGGCACGGAATAAGATTGCGCTGGTCGGTGCCGGCAATATCGGCGGCACCCTGGCTCTGCTGGCTGGCCTGAAGGAACTGGGCGACATCGTCCTGTTCGACATTATGGACGGCGTGCCGCAGGGCAAGGCCCTCGACATCGTTGAAGCCTCGCCGGTCGAAGGCTTCGATGCCAAGCTGACGGGCGCCTCCGACTATAGCGCGATCGCCGGGGCCGATGTGGTCATCGTCACCGCCGGGATCCCCCGCAAGCCGGGCATGAGCCGTGACGATCTGATCGCCACCAACGCGGGCGTGATGGCCAAGGTCGGCGAAGGCATCAAGACCTACGCCCCGAACGCTTTCGTGATCTGCATCACCAACCCGCTCGATGCGATGGTGTGGGTGCTGCAACAGAAGTCGGGCCTGCCGCCGGAAAAGGTCGTCGGCATGGCCGGCGTGCTGGATAGCGCCCGCTTCCGCTACTTCCTGGCCGAAGAATTCAATGTCTCGGTCGAAGACATCACCGCCTTCGTGCTGGGCGGTCACGGCGATACGATGGTCCCGTCGGTCCGTTACTCGACCGTTGCCGGTATCCCGCTGCCGGACCTCGTCAAGATGGGCTGGACGACCCAGGAAAAGCTGGACCAGATCGTCCAGCGAACCCGTGACGGCGGCGCCGAAATCGTTAACCTGCTGAAGACCGGCTCGGCTTTCTACGCCCCGGCATCCTCGGCGATTGCGATGGCCGACGCATACCTGAAGGACAAGAAGCGCGTTCTGCCGGTCGCCGCCTATCTGACCGGCCAGTACGGCGTGAACGATCTTTACGTCGGCGTGCCGGTGGTGATCGGCGCGGGCGGTGTGGAACGCATCGTCGAAATCGAACTGGATGCGACCGAAAAGGCAGGCTTTGAAAAGAGCTGCGATGCGGTGCGTACTCTTGTGCAAATCTGCAAGGACATCGACGCCAAGGCCTAAGCCTTAGTGTAACTCCCCTACGAATCCGCGTATTGCCACACGTCAGCCCTGATAAAGCTGCATTTCTTTGCTGCTGGGGCAGTGGTATGGTGCGCGCCGTTCGTGGGGGAGGCGTTTATTGTAATTTCGTGTCCAGAAGCCGGGGCGTTTTGACAAGAACAGACCGGCTTTTGGCTCCCGCCCGGGGTACCGGGCATCAGGATCCGCTGTCTGCCTCGAAGGGGTGGGGAGAGAGCGAACGGGAGGACCGATGAATATTCATGAGTATCAAGCCAAGCAACTCTTGGCGAAGTTTGGCGTAGCGGTTCCGCGCGGGGGTGTCGCCTATACCCCGGACGAAGCTGCCAAGGTTGCCCAGGAACTTGGCGGCCCGGTTTACGTAGTGAAGTCGCAGATCCACGCCGGGGGCCGCGGCGCCGGTCGCTTCCAGGACGATCCGAACGGCAAGGGCGGCGTCCGCGTCGTCAAGTCCGTCGATGACGTGCGCGACAATGCTGCCGCCATGCTCGGCAAGGTGCTGGTCACGAAGCAGACCGGTCCGCAGGGTAAGGAAGTGAAGCGCCTGTACATCGAAGAAGGCGCCGATATTAAGCGCGAACTCTATCTCGGCATGCTGGTGGACCGCGCGACCAGCCGCATCACCGTCATGGCCTCGACCGAAGGCGGGATGGAGATCGAAGAAGTCGCCCATCACTCCCCGGAAAAGATCCTGAAGCTGGCGATTGACCCGGCGACGGGCCTGCAGGGCTTTCACGGTCGCCGCGTCGCTTTCGCCCTCGGTCTCGAAGGCAAGCAGGTCGGCGCCTGCGTGAAGTTCCTGACCGCCATGTATAAGGCGTTTGTCGAGCTTGATGCCTCGATCGTCGAAATCAACCCGCTGGTCGTGACTGGCGCGGGCGATGTCATCGCGCTCGATGCCAAGATGAACTTCGACGATAACGCGCTGTTCCGTCATTCGGACATCGAAGCGCTGCGCGACGAAGACGAAGAAGACCCCGCCGAAATCGAAGCCTCGAAGCATCAGCTTTCCTATGTGAAGCTCGATGGCAATATCGGCTGCATGGTCAATGGCGCGGGCCTGGCGATGGCCACGATGGACATCATTAAGCTCTACGGCGGCGAGCCGGCGAACTTCCTCGATGTTGGCGGCGGCGCCACCAAGGACCGCGTGACCCAGGCGTTCAAGATTATCTTGGGCGATCCGAACGTCGAAGGCATCCTCGTGAACATCTTCGGCGGGATCATGCGCTGCGACGTGATTGCGGAAGGCGTTGTTGCCGCCGCGCGCG
Proteins encoded in this region:
- a CDS encoding NADP-dependent malic enzyme: MTTPTQKKVTDAEALAMHASGRPGKIEVTPTKPLVTQRDLALAYSPGVAAPCLEIAKSPDMAYDYTAKGNLVAVISNGTAVLGLGDLGALASKPVMEGKAVLFKRFADIDGIDIEVDTRDVDEFINSVRYLGPTFGGINLEDIKAPECFIIEQRLRELMDIPVFHDDQHGTAIVAAAGLINALDLTGRSLKDIKMVVNGAGAAAIACVELVKLLGVPHQNVILCDTKGTIYQGRTEGMNQWKSAHAVPTDARTLADAMKGADVFFGLSAKGAVTADMVADMAAKPIIFAMANPDPEITPEEVKDVRGDAIVATGRSDYPNQVNNVLGFPYIFRGALDVRATAINDAMKIAAVHAIADLARQPVPEELAAVYAGRKLRYGSEYIIPVPFDPRLIATVPPAVAKAAMDSGVARKPIGDLVEYARALASRLDPTAASLQGIFNRVRQNPRRVVFAEGEEERVIRAALGFRAAGYGQPVLIGREHRIQETIRAAGLVGAEDLEIVNAAVARHNKKYTDYLYHRLQRQGFLYRDCQRMVNQDRNVFGACMVALGDADAMVTGVTRSFSTTLEEVRHAIDMHAQERLFGLTLMLLRNQTLFIADTHVNPVPTPEELADIAIQTAAKARSMGHEPRVALLSYSNFGNPMTANGDRIREAVKILDQRKTYFEYDGEMSPDVALDAELMKLYPFCRLSGPANVLVMPSLAAANISAKLIRQLGGGTVVGPMLMGLDKPVQIVPMSATVGDIVTMAALAAATVAA
- the sucC gene encoding ADP-forming succinate--CoA ligase subunit beta encodes the protein MNIHEYQAKQLLAKFGVAVPRGGVAYTPDEAAKVAQELGGPVYVVKSQIHAGGRGAGRFQDDPNGKGGVRVVKSVDDVRDNAAAMLGKVLVTKQTGPQGKEVKRLYIEEGADIKRELYLGMLVDRATSRITVMASTEGGMEIEEVAHHSPEKILKLAIDPATGLQGFHGRRVAFALGLEGKQVGACVKFLTAMYKAFVELDASIVEINPLVVTGAGDVIALDAKMNFDDNALFRHSDIEALRDEDEEDPAEIEASKHQLSYVKLDGNIGCMVNGAGLAMATMDIIKLYGGEPANFLDVGGGATKDRVTQAFKIILGDPNVEGILVNIFGGIMRCDVIAEGVVAAAREISLNVPLVVRLEGTNVDLGKKILAESGLPILSADNLADAADKVVKAVKEAA
- the mdh gene encoding malate dehydrogenase: MARNKIALVGAGNIGGTLALLAGLKELGDIVLFDIMDGVPQGKALDIVEASPVEGFDAKLTGASDYSAIAGADVVIVTAGIPRKPGMSRDDLIATNAGVMAKVGEGIKTYAPNAFVICITNPLDAMVWVLQQKSGLPPEKVVGMAGVLDSARFRYFLAEEFNVSVEDITAFVLGGHGDTMVPSVRYSTVAGIPLPDLVKMGWTTQEKLDQIVQRTRDGGAEIVNLLKTGSAFYAPASSAIAMADAYLKDKKRVLPVAAYLTGQYGVNDLYVGVPVVIGAGGVERIVEIELDATEKAGFEKSCDAVRTLVQICKDIDAKA